Part of the Cellulomonas hominis genome, TGGAAGGCCGACCCGGAGCGCGACGTCGTCGTGCTGCACGTCGCTGCCGTTGACGTAGCTCACCAGGTACTCCACCTCGGTACCCGGCGGCACGTACCCCAACAGCTGGCTCCAGCAACCGTCAGGCGGCCGGACGTACACCGTGACCTCCGGGCCGCCGTCCTGCGCGAGCACGGGCGCCACCTCGGCGCACGCCAGCTCGCCCGCCGCAGGGGTCGGTGGCGGTCCCGCGGCCGTCTGGATGACGACCTCGGGTCCGTTCAGCAGGCCTGCGACGATCGCCGCGATCGCGATGACGGCGGAGACGGAGGTCGCGAAGATCGTCGTCTGCCAGCCGATGGGCAGCTTCTTGAAGGAGTGCGCCAGTCGCCGGAGCCCTCGTGCCGGTGCCAGGGGAGTGGCATCCGCCTGCGGCTTCGCCTCTTCGCCATCGTCGACAACGGGGGCATCTGCCGGTGGCTCCGGCTCGCTCGGTGTCGCCGCCGCCGCGGCTGGTGGAGCCGGCGCCTGCGGGGCGGGCGCGGTGGGGGCGTCCTCGTGGTCAGGGTCGTCCTGCTGGCCTGCCGGCGCGGAGTCGGGGTCGGGCATGGTTCTCCAGTCGGGGCGATGAGCTCAACGCCCTCCCGATGACGGTGTTGAGCACGCTGGTGCGAGCGTCGTGCGTGGGCATGGTCGCACTTGGTCTGCGTCGTCTTGCATGGCGGTGACGGGCGGTCGAGATCGACGGGGCGAGCAACTACGTGCGCACAGCGCGCCGATGAGCCCATCACGAGGCGCGCCGAACTAGGGTTCGGGGTGGCTCGCGCCGAACCCTGGCGCCGCGCAAGACCCGAAGGGACCACCGCCGCATGTCCATGCCGTTCGCTCCAGAGGTCACGATCCGGACGGAGGGGGTACCCGACGGCAAGGTCGCAGACTTCCTCACGG contains:
- a CDS encoding DUF11 domain-containing protein — encoded protein: MPDPDSAPAGQQDDPDHEDAPTAPAPQAPAPPAAAAATPSEPEPPADAPVVDDGEEAKPQADATPLAPARGLRRLAHSFKKLPIGWQTTIFATSVSAVIAIAAIVAGLLNGPEVVIQTAAGPPPTPAAGELACAEVAPVLAQDGGPEVTVYVRPPDGCWSQLLGYVPPGTEVEYLVSYVNGSDVQHDDVALRVGLPDGVRPVSGSTTWGNARNPEGVTTMNDDIEGVGVNLGSYAPGANAWVIFRATVPRSNESACGVTEYTVTGWAYPSGTEPRSNVAVLSAYRAC